CGCTCTGATCATCGCACTCACCGGCGGCATCCCGTCGGAAAAGCACCTGGGCACCAGCGCCAAGGAGTCCAACGCTGACACCTCAGCCAGTCGCAACGACAAGACGGCAAGCGCCAAAACACGCACAACGGCTCCGCACAAATCCCGCTCGAGCCTGGAAAGCGATCCGCCACAAGACATCGCACCTGTCGGCGCCTCCGCAACTGAAGGCTCCAAGATGACGTCGAAGCAGGCGCGCCAGGGTACCGACCCGCTTGACCTGCCCGACTCGTCAATTACGCCATCCGCGTCAAATGGCACATCAACGAATGCACCAAAGGAATCTCGTTAGTGACCGCACCAACCATAACTGGTATCGATCTTCCACTCGGCGGCGCGCAGGCAGCGGCCTCGTCAATGACCGTCAGCGATGATGAAACGACGGTGACGCGCACGATCCTGCCACGCGGCGTCAGAATCATCACTCAGCACGTCCCCGCCACGCGCTCAGCGGCAATCGGGCTGTGTGTGCCGGTCGGCTCGCGCGACGAAAGCCCTGTTCACGCTGGAGCCACACACTTCCTGGAGCACCTGCTGTTCAAAGGCACACCAACGATGAGTGCGCTCGATATTGCGGTCGCATTCGACGCGGTCGGCGGTGAAACAAACGCGGAAACCGACAAGGAACACACGCAGTACTATGCGCGGGTGCGTGACGCGGATGTGGATATGGCGCTAAGTGTCCTCACCGACATGGTGACCTCCTCATCGCTGGTGCCCGACGCTTTCGACGTGGAAAAAGGCGTGATCCTTGACGAACTGGCGATGGCGAAGGACTCACCGCTCGATGCAGTCCACGAAGCATTCGCTGCCGCTGTTTTCGGTGACACAACGCTGGGCAAACCGGTCGGCGGAACTCCTGAAGCAATCCGAGCCGTCAGCCGTGACGACGTGTGGGAGCACTACCAGTCCCATTACGGTCCAGACCGCCTCATCGTCTCCGTTGCCGGAAACGTTGAACACGACCACATCGTCGACCTCGTCGCTGCTTCGCTCGACCGGGCAGGGTGGCGTGGGGACGAGGGAGACCTCGGACCTGCTCCCAGGCGTGACACAACACCGGCACAGCTGGCACAACCCACTGTCCAGGAACGTCACCGCGACGTCGAACAGGCTCATGTGATCGTCGGATGCCCTGCGCTGCAGGTCGGTGATGACCGCATCCCTGCGATGTCAGTACTGCTGTCTATCCTGGGCGGGTCGATGTCGTCACGCCTGTTCCAGGAGATCCGTGAAAAACGCGGCCTGGCTTACACGACATATGCCTTCAACATGCGCTACTCGAATGCCGGCGCATTCGGGATGTATGCCGGTACGTCGCCCGCACACGTGGAGCAGGTTGAACAGCTCATGAACGAACAACTGCAGGCTCTGGCTTCTGACGGGCCGACCGAGGAAGAGATCGTTCGGGTACGTGGACACGTGCGCGGCGCGATCGCCCTGGGGCTGGAAGATAACCTGTCACGGATGGGCCGGCTGAGTAACGCCGAGCTGACCGGCACGTATTTCACGGTCGATCAGGGCTTGGCCCGCATCAACGCAGTCACCCAGGAAGACGTGCGAGCGCTGGCAGCTGAGCTGGTCAACGCCGAGCAGGGCCGCGCGGTCGTGCTGCCGAACGCGCGCAGCTAAGACAGCCGCAGGCCACCGCGGCGAAGGAGGAGAGATGAACACACTGCGAGTTGCAGTCGTTGGTGCTCGAGGACGCATGGGTGCGACCGTCGTTGAGGCCGTCAGCGCAGCACCAGACATGGAGGTTGTCGCGCGCATCGATGTCGATGACCAGATCGCCACTGACACACTCAACCAGGCGACGGTCGCTGTTGATTTCACCGCTCCGGCCGTGACAGAAGATAATGTGCATGCGTTGCTGGACTGCGGCGTAAACGTCGTGGTGGGGACAACGGGCTGGACCGATGAGTCTCGCGGGCGCGTCGCGGAGCACGCCGAACGCGCAGGTAGATCCGTCATCATCGCGCCGAACTTTGCGATGTCAGCAATTCTGGCGATGAAATTTGCCGAAATGGCCGCGCCGTACTTCGAATCGGCTGAAGTGATCGAGATGCACCATCCGAACAAGCTGGACGCACCCTCGGGCACGGCTCGCGCCACAGCTGAACGCATTGCCCGTGCCCGCCGCGAAGCAGGATGCGATCCGATGCCCGATGCGACCCGCACCGACCCTGAAGGAACTCGCGGCGGCGTCATTGACGGTGTCCCCGTGCACGCCGTGCGGCTGCGTGGACTGGTCGCACATGAAGAAATCCTGCTGGGAAACGAGGGCGAGCAGCTCGTCATCCGCACCGATTCCTTTGACCGCGCATCGTTCATGCCCGGCGTCCTGTTCGCTATCCGTCACGTGCACGAACAGCCTGGTTTGACCGTCGGTGTCGATCAGCTCATGACACTATGAGCAACGCTGATAGCCGCGTCTCAGTACGCCCCGCAACCGCCCCGGATGCAGCCGACATTGCTGCCATTCAGGTCGCATCCCTACGCAGCGTTGCCCGCGCCGTGGGGGGAGCATCCGTTGGCATTCCGTCTCTGGAGGTGCAGCGCGCCTGGAATGACACGCTCTCACGCACACCACCGCCGGGATGCTCCACAATGGTGGCGCTGCACGGCAGCCGCGTTGTCGGGTTCGTGGTCGCGCAGCCGGCACCGTCCCATCACATTGACCATGCGAAGGCACCTGATATTCCAGACGGCCTTGAGCTGGCCGCCCTCGACGTGGACGAGAGATTCAGGCGCTCTGGACACGCCTCCCGCATGCTGGCCGCGATTGTGGATACCGCACGGGAAGCGGGGCTGTCTGCCCGCAGTCTCCAGGTGTGGATCAGCCCCAACGATGAAGCGCGCGTCAGATTCTTCCAGTCAGCAGGTTTTGCGCCGGCAGGGCTGCTCAGACGGCTCGATGTGGCAGGAACGCCGATGACGCAGCACCTGTGGTGGGCAGGACTCGACTCCGCGGGATCAGGTGGCGGTGGCAGGCCGAATGCGCAAGCAGACAGTGCCGGTGCTCGCGGCCCTGAAGGGTGCGGCCACCCTGCAGAATCCACCAACTGAAACAACGCGGCCCCTCGTGACGCCATCTCCTAGACTGTGAAACATGAAACATCTTCCGTCACGTACATTCGGATCCCTCGCCCCCGCATTGGTGACCCCTTTTCACCAGGATGGCTCACTTGATGCCGAGGCAGCAGCCAGGCTCGCCACCAAACTGGTCGACGACGGATGCGACACGATCCTTCTGTCGGGTACGACGGGTGAATCACCGACCACTCACCAACCTGAAAAGGACGAACTGACCAGAGCTGTCAAGGAAGCTGTGGGGCAGCGCGCTCACATCATGTGCGGCGCATGCTCGAACGACACTGCTCACGCCGTGCGCATCGCGGAAGGAGCGCAGGCATGCGGAGCTGACTGTCTGCTGGTCGTCGCCCCGTACTACAACCGTCCTTCCCAGGCTGGACTGATTGCGCACGTGCGCGCCATAATGGACGCGACCGACCTGCCGATCATGCTCTACGACATTCCGGGGCGCACCGGCCTGGCGTTCAGCGACGAGACGTTCGATGAGCTGGCCCAATACGACCGCATCAAAGGCGTGAAGGATGCGACCGGTCAGGTGGAACGAGGATCGGCACGTATGCATCGCACAGGGTTGGAATACTACTCAGGCGATGACGGTGAGAACTTCAACTGGCTGGTGGCCGGCGCATCAGGACTGATCTCAGTGGTTGCCCACGTTGCCGCCGCCCAGTACCGCCGGATGATTGATTTGCTGGATGACAACCAGGTGTGGGAAGCGCGCGAAATCCACTTCGAACTACGCCCACTGGTCGACGCCATCATGGGAGGCGGACAAGGGACAGTGATGGCGAAGGTCGCACTGGCACTGCAGGGAATCATCGACACACCGGCCGTCCGCCTGCCGCTCGTACCGACATCTGATGAGGAGCTCACGCGCCTGCGTCAGGTCATGGAACGCATGAACCTGCTGTGAAATAGCGTGGGAAAACATCTGGACGCGCGCCGCCGCTTTCAGCGCGGTCCAATGCGTGAGACACTTGCCCCATGAAGTCCCTGTACGAAAACTTAACCGAACCGGCACCCCTACCCGAGGGCGCCGTGCGGATCGTGCCCCTCGGTGGCCTCGGTGAGGTCGGCCGCAACATGACCGTCCTCGAATATGACGGAAAGCTGCTCATCGTCGACTGCGGCGTTCTCTTCCCCGAAGAAAGTCAGCCAGGTGTTGACCT
The sequence above is a segment of the Schaalia radingae genome. Coding sequences within it:
- a CDS encoding M16 family metallopeptidase; protein product: MTGIDLPLGGAQAAASSMTVSDDETTVTRTILPRGVRIITQHVPATRSAAIGLCVPVGSRDESPVHAGATHFLEHLLFKGTPTMSALDIAVAFDAVGGETNAETDKEHTQYYARVRDADVDMALSVLTDMVTSSSLVPDAFDVEKGVILDELAMAKDSPLDAVHEAFAAAVFGDTTLGKPVGGTPEAIRAVSRDDVWEHYQSHYGPDRLIVSVAGNVEHDHIVDLVAASLDRAGWRGDEGDLGPAPRRDTTPAQLAQPTVQERHRDVEQAHVIVGCPALQVGDDRIPAMSVLLSILGGSMSSRLFQEIREKRGLAYTTYAFNMRYSNAGAFGMYAGTSPAHVEQVEQLMNEQLQALASDGPTEEEIVRVRGHVRGAIALGLEDNLSRMGRLSNAELTGTYFTVDQGLARINAVTQEDVRALAAELVNAEQGRAVVLPNARS
- the dapB gene encoding 4-hydroxy-tetrahydrodipicolinate reductase yields the protein MNTLRVAVVGARGRMGATVVEAVSAAPDMEVVARIDVDDQIATDTLNQATVAVDFTAPAVTEDNVHALLDCGVNVVVGTTGWTDESRGRVAEHAERAGRSVIIAPNFAMSAILAMKFAEMAAPYFESAEVIEMHHPNKLDAPSGTARATAERIARARREAGCDPMPDATRTDPEGTRGGVIDGVPVHAVRLRGLVAHEEILLGNEGEQLVIRTDSFDRASFMPGVLFAIRHVHEQPGLTVGVDQLMTL
- a CDS encoding GNAT family N-acetyltransferase, with the translated sequence MSNADSRVSVRPATAPDAADIAAIQVASLRSVARAVGGASVGIPSLEVQRAWNDTLSRTPPPGCSTMVALHGSRVVGFVVAQPAPSHHIDHAKAPDIPDGLELAALDVDERFRRSGHASRMLAAIVDTAREAGLSARSLQVWISPNDEARVRFFQSAGFAPAGLLRRLDVAGTPMTQHLWWAGLDSAGSGGGGRPNAQADSAGARGPEGCGHPAESTN
- the dapA gene encoding 4-hydroxy-tetrahydrodipicolinate synthase; the encoded protein is MKHLPSRTFGSLAPALVTPFHQDGSLDAEAAARLATKLVDDGCDTILLSGTTGESPTTHQPEKDELTRAVKEAVGQRAHIMCGACSNDTAHAVRIAEGAQACGADCLLVVAPYYNRPSQAGLIAHVRAIMDATDLPIMLYDIPGRTGLAFSDETFDELAQYDRIKGVKDATGQVERGSARMHRTGLEYYSGDDGENFNWLVAGASGLISVVAHVAAAQYRRMIDLLDDNQVWEAREIHFELRPLVDAIMGGGQGTVMAKVALALQGIIDTPAVRLPLVPTSDEELTRLRQVMERMNLL